The Virgibacillus dokdonensis genome includes a window with the following:
- a CDS encoding helix-turn-helix domain-containing protein, with product MGAKIKQMRLRARKTQQQVADECDISKSLLSKIENGQTASAIATLSKISEALNVPLSWLLDDQEDRDLVLLPSSKRQFKVGDDNMGYSYELLANRSPFTGVEPTIVYVTPRDMNVREESYTHSQDEFIYVLEGAIHLRYEGRKHYMEQGDSAYFKGDKPHLFIPVNNEPARVLTIFIDNQL from the coding sequence ATTGGAGCAAAAATAAAGCAAATGCGTTTACGTGCAAGGAAAACGCAACAACAGGTCGCGGATGAATGTGATATATCCAAAAGTTTACTGTCAAAAATAGAAAACGGACAGACAGCTTCAGCAATTGCTACTTTATCTAAAATAAGTGAAGCGTTAAACGTGCCACTATCATGGCTTTTAGATGACCAAGAAGATCGTGATCTGGTATTACTCCCTTCTAGTAAACGGCAATTTAAAGTTGGGGACGACAATATGGGGTATTCCTATGAATTGTTGGCGAACCGTTCTCCATTCACAGGCGTTGAACCGACAATTGTATATGTTACGCCGAGGGATATGAATGTAAGGGAAGAGTCTTATACCCATTCTCAAGATGAATTCATCTATGTATTGGAAGGTGCGATTCATTTGCGTTATGAAGGTAGAAAACATTATATGGAACAAGGGGATAGCGCTTATTTTAAAGGGGATAAACCTCATTTATTTATTCCAGTCAATAATGAACCTGCACGTGTACTAACTATTTTTATTGATAATCAATTGTAA
- a CDS encoding helix-turn-helix domain-containing protein translates to MRQTTHIGKRVNKLRKRKKLTLKNISEETGLSISFLSQLEHGKTSATLESLKKISESLDVNPSYFFSEEDDDSRSTITRNTVDTANLTENRFIYKNLSGDMKDPAFIPNLIILDPGANRGNNFSHKGQEFLFVLEGTLTIEVDNYVNVLHPYDCVFLDSSKPHYWFNKTDKPIKFLCISTND, encoded by the coding sequence ATGAGACAGACAACACATATAGGAAAAAGAGTAAACAAGCTGCGAAAGAGAAAAAAATTAACGTTAAAAAACATCTCTGAGGAAACAGGGCTATCGATTAGCTTCTTATCACAATTAGAGCACGGAAAAACCTCTGCTACTTTAGAGTCACTTAAAAAAATTTCAGAATCACTTGATGTAAATCCGAGCTATTTTTTCTCGGAAGAGGATGATGACTCGCGTTCTACAATTACTAGAAATACTGTAGACACAGCAAACTTGACGGAAAATAGATTTATTTATAAGAATTTATCAGGAGACATGAAAGATCCCGCGTTTATTCCAAATTTAATTATTCTCGACCCTGGTGCAAATCGTGGTAACAACTTTTCTCATAAGGGACAGGAATTTTTGTTTGTCCTAGAAGGCACCTTAACTATTGAAGTAGATAATTATGTGAATGTTTTACACCCATATGATTGTGTATTTCTTGACTCTTCTAAACCACATTATTGGTTTAATAAGACAGATAAACCCATTAAATTTTTATGCATTTCGACAAATGATTAG
- the pruA gene encoding L-glutamate gamma-semialdehyde dehydrogenase, translating to MVVAYKHEPFTDFTVEENRQEMVKALEKVEKDLGKEYPLIIGGERITTEEKIISVNPANKDEVVGYVSKANQALAEKAMQTADETFASWRKSDPKFRSDLLFRAAAIIRRRKHEFTAHLVKEGGKPWKEADADTAEAIDFLEYYGRQMLTLKDGIKINSRPIEHNQFHYIPLGVGVVISPWNFLFAIMAGTTAAAMVTGNTVLLKPASATPVIAYKFMEVLEEAGLPAGVINFIPGSGKDVGDYLVDHPRTRFVSFTGSREVGTRIFERAAVVHEGQKWLKRTIIEMGGKDTIVVDREADLELAAQSIVQSAFGFSGQKCSACSRAVIHEDVYEEVKTRVVELTEALTVGDPVDYTNYMGPVIDQAAYDKIMGYIDIGKQEGELIAGGEGDDSKGWFIKPTVFADVDSKGRIMQEEIFGPVVGLTKAKDFTEAIEIANNTEYGLTGAVITNNRAHLEQAREDFHVGNLYFNRGCTAAIVGYQPFGGFNMSGTDSKAGGPDYLIHHMQGKTTSEMF from the coding sequence ATGGTAGTAGCTTACAAACATGAACCATTTACAGATTTTACAGTTGAAGAAAATAGGCAGGAAATGGTAAAAGCCTTGGAAAAAGTTGAAAAAGATCTTGGAAAAGAATATCCGTTAATTATTGGTGGAGAGAGAATTACGACAGAAGAAAAAATTATCTCTGTAAACCCTGCAAATAAAGATGAAGTTGTTGGTTATGTTTCCAAAGCAAATCAAGCGTTAGCAGAAAAAGCAATGCAAACAGCAGATGAAACATTTGCATCGTGGCGTAAATCAGATCCAAAGTTTCGCTCTGATTTGTTATTTCGTGCAGCTGCCATTATTCGTCGCAGAAAGCACGAATTTACTGCACACTTAGTGAAAGAAGGTGGCAAACCTTGGAAGGAAGCAGATGCTGATACCGCGGAAGCGATTGACTTTTTGGAATACTATGGAAGGCAAATGCTTACATTAAAAGACGGCATTAAAATAAATAGTCGTCCTATTGAACATAATCAATTTCACTACATCCCACTCGGTGTTGGTGTTGTTATCTCACCTTGGAACTTCTTATTTGCCATTATGGCAGGTACAACTGCTGCTGCTATGGTAACTGGGAATACAGTGTTGCTAAAGCCAGCTAGTGCTACACCTGTAATCGCTTATAAATTTATGGAAGTGCTCGAAGAAGCGGGTCTTCCAGCTGGTGTCATCAATTTTATTCCTGGGTCAGGCAAAGACGTTGGGGATTATTTAGTGGATCATCCGCGAACACGTTTTGTAAGCTTTACAGGCTCTCGTGAAGTTGGGACCCGTATTTTTGAACGAGCTGCTGTTGTACATGAAGGTCAAAAGTGGCTGAAGCGAACAATTATTGAAATGGGTGGAAAAGATACCATCGTCGTCGATCGTGAAGCTGATTTAGAATTGGCTGCCCAGTCCATTGTTCAATCTGCTTTTGGTTTCTCTGGACAAAAATGTTCTGCTTGTTCTCGTGCTGTTATTCATGAGGACGTGTATGAAGAAGTGAAAACCCGTGTTGTAGAGTTAACAGAGGCGTTAACGGTAGGTGACCCAGTAGACTATACAAATTATATGGGGCCGGTTATTGACCAAGCCGCATATGATAAAATAATGGGGTATATTGATATTGGTAAGCAGGAAGGAGAGCTTATCGCAGGTGGTGAAGGTGATGATAGCAAAGGTTGGTTTATAAAGCCAACTGTATTCGCCGATGTAGATTCGAAAGGTCGGATTATGCAAGAAGAGATATTCGGTCCTGTTGTCGGTCTTACGAAAGCTAAAGATTTTACGGAAGCAATTGAAATTGCAAATAATACCGAGTATGGTCTGACTGGTGCTGTTATTACAAACAATCGTGCTCATCTTGAACAAGCGAGAGAGGATTTTCATGTTGGAAACCTTTACTTTAATCGCGGCTGCACAGCAGCAATTGTAGGTTATCAACCATTCGGTGGATTTAATATGTCTGGAACGGATTCCAAAGCAGGAGGGCCGGACTACTTGATACACCACATGCAAGGTAAAACAACTTCAGAAATGTTTTAA
- a CDS encoding proline dehydrogenase family protein, producing the protein MEQIMRNFFLFLSNNKTLTKVAKKYGFRFGASRFVAGVNIQEAAQKIKALNEKGFVVTVDHLGEFIDSESEAKQSAEECVKAIEAIAKEGLQSELSLKLTSLGLDISHELVMENMHKILQAGKENDVIVTIDMEDYARLEKTLHIFTSLKQEYDNVGTVLQAYLYRVEEDLEALNPYNPYLRLVKGAYKESEKVAFPNKSDVDKNYKKVIKQNLLNGNYTAVATHDDEIITYTKELEQTYQISKEQFEFQMLYGIRLELQKQLLKEGYKVRVYMPYGSDWFGYNMRRLAERPANVAFVIKGIFKK; encoded by the coding sequence ATGGAACAAATAATGCGAAATTTCTTTTTGTTTCTATCTAATAATAAAACTTTAACAAAAGTAGCAAAAAAATATGGCTTTCGTTTTGGAGCTTCACGTTTTGTCGCAGGGGTAAATATTCAAGAAGCTGCACAAAAAATAAAGGCTTTAAATGAAAAAGGTTTTGTTGTCACTGTAGACCACCTAGGGGAGTTTATAGATAGTGAATCAGAGGCTAAACAGTCTGCGGAGGAATGTGTCAAAGCAATTGAAGCAATTGCTAAAGAAGGCTTACAATCCGAATTATCTTTAAAGCTTACTTCACTTGGGTTAGATATATCTCATGAGCTTGTGATGGAGAATATGCACAAAATATTACAAGCAGGTAAAGAAAATGATGTTATTGTTACGATAGATATGGAAGACTATGCACGATTAGAGAAAACGTTACATATTTTTACGAGTCTTAAACAGGAATATGATAATGTAGGAACTGTATTGCAAGCCTATTTATACCGAGTAGAAGAAGATTTAGAAGCATTAAATCCATATAACCCATACTTGCGATTAGTAAAGGGGGCATATAAGGAATCAGAAAAAGTTGCTTTTCCTAATAAATCAGATGTAGATAAGAATTATAAAAAAGTGATTAAGCAGAACTTGTTAAATGGTAATTACACGGCAGTAGCTACTCATGATGATGAGATCATTACTTATACAAAAGAACTGGAACAAACATATCAAATTTCCAAAGAGCAGTTTGAGTTTCAAATGCTTTATGGAATTCGACTTGAGCTTCAGAAGCAATTACTAAAAGAAGGGTACAAAGTACGTGTATATATGCCTTATGGCTCTGATTGGTTCGGCTATAATATGCGAAGATTAGCTGAAAGGCCTGCTAATGTGGCTTTCGTAATAAAAGGAATTTTTAAGAAATAA
- a CDS encoding ornithine cyclodeaminase family protein, producing the protein MLILSEKEIRENYFMLDAIKDLKQELQAKNNAMIKNPHRTVIHLPTYNGSNLYRPSADVSSDIASVKVVSIFPDNPNQQKPTTQGVLMLTNATDGEHICFMNASFLTRLRTGALSAIATDKLARANAKVLGVIGTGSMAFEQVLGILAVRDIEEIILYNRTLEKAFAFKEKLIEWGVNNSIQVVQTVKSVMKSADIVNCSTRSNTPVFAGEDIQPGTHINGVGSFLPTMREVDVKTIKRADQIVVDDLDSAKEEAGELIYAASQSNWDFSKVFAELNELIRQEHIIRPSDEAITFFKSVGTAYFDLAVARGIYAKALSIGFGKTVDFA; encoded by the coding sequence ATGCTAATTTTATCGGAAAAAGAAATACGAGAAAATTATTTCATGCTTGATGCAATAAAAGATTTGAAGCAAGAGTTGCAAGCAAAAAATAATGCAATGATTAAAAATCCGCATCGGACAGTTATACATCTTCCAACGTACAATGGCTCCAATTTATATAGGCCAAGTGCGGATGTATCGTCAGATATTGCTTCTGTTAAAGTAGTAAGTATTTTTCCGGATAATCCAAACCAACAAAAACCGACTACCCAGGGTGTATTAATGCTGACAAATGCTACCGATGGAGAACATATTTGTTTCATGAATGCATCTTTTTTAACAAGATTACGTACCGGTGCTTTAAGTGCTATTGCTACAGATAAGTTAGCTCGTGCGAACGCCAAAGTATTGGGAGTGATCGGAACGGGATCGATGGCTTTTGAACAAGTACTTGGTATATTAGCTGTTAGGGATATAGAAGAAATTATCTTATATAATCGTACATTAGAAAAAGCTTTCGCATTTAAGGAAAAATTAATCGAATGGGGAGTAAATAACTCCATACAAGTAGTACAAACTGTCAAATCTGTCATGAAATCTGCTGATATTGTTAACTGTAGCACGAGATCTAATACACCGGTGTTTGCTGGTGAAGATATTCAGCCAGGCACACATATTAACGGGGTAGGTTCCTTTCTTCCTACAATGAGAGAGGTAGATGTAAAAACAATTAAAAGAGCTGATCAAATCGTAGTAGACGATTTGGATAGTGCAAAAGAAGAAGCGGGAGAACTGATTTATGCTGCTAGTCAAAGTAATTGGGATTTTTCCAAGGTGTTTGCGGAATTAAATGAACTGATTCGACAGGAGCATATTATTCGCCCATCTGATGAGGCAATCACTTTTTTTAAATCCGTTGGTACGGCTTACTTTGACTTAGCTGTAGCAAGGGGTATTTATGCGAAAGCTCTTTCGATTGGCTTTGGAAAAACAGTTGATTTTGCTTGA
- a CDS encoding VOC family protein — translation MVFYYEKLDHVQLTAPKDEEQTAKAFYVHILGFKEINKPKTLQKNGGIWLQSGDVHIHIGVEEPFMPAKKAHPAIYVKHLEKLKRYLQEHDVAYLEDERLPNYKRFYVSDPFGNRLEFLEKS, via the coding sequence ATGGTATTTTATTATGAAAAATTGGATCATGTTCAATTAACAGCACCAAAAGATGAGGAACAAACAGCAAAGGCATTTTACGTCCATATCCTGGGATTTAAAGAAATTAATAAACCAAAGACATTACAAAAAAATGGCGGGATTTGGCTACAATCAGGTGATGTTCATATACATATTGGTGTGGAAGAACCGTTTATGCCAGCGAAAAAAGCACATCCTGCTATTTACGTAAAACATTTAGAAAAGTTAAAACGATATTTACAAGAGCACGATGTAGCTTATTTGGAAGACGAGCGATTGCCAAATTATAAACGTTTCTACGTTAGCGATCCATTTGGAAATCGGCTAGAGTTTTTGGAGAAAAGTTAG
- a CDS encoding xanthine phosphoribosyltransferase produces MERLKQIILAKGKVLSNTVLKVDAFLNHQIDPSLMEEIGKEFADRFADAGITKILTLESSGIAPAVMAGLVLKVPVVFARKRKSLTLTEHLYSAQVHSFTKQETNEISISQSFITQDDTVLIIDDFLANGQAVFGLIDILKQAKATIAGIGIVIEKSFQDGGKSIRNAGYRVESLARIAHLSDGNVTFLEEEN; encoded by the coding sequence ATGGAGCGTTTAAAACAGATCATTTTAGCAAAAGGAAAAGTATTATCCAATACAGTTTTAAAGGTGGATGCTTTTTTAAATCATCAAATTGACCCATCCTTAATGGAAGAGATTGGAAAAGAATTTGCAGATCGATTTGCAGATGCTGGTATAACGAAAATATTGACTTTGGAATCTTCAGGAATTGCTCCTGCCGTGATGGCGGGCTTAGTTTTAAAGGTGCCTGTTGTGTTTGCAAGAAAACGTAAATCCCTAACATTAACGGAGCACCTTTATTCTGCGCAAGTCCATTCTTTCACGAAGCAGGAAACAAATGAAATTTCAATTTCGCAATCGTTTATAACTCAGGACGATACAGTTCTAATTATTGATGATTTCTTAGCAAATGGACAAGCGGTATTTGGTTTGATTGATATTTTAAAGCAAGCTAAAGCAACGATTGCTGGGATAGGTATTGTAATTGAAAAAAGTTTTCAAGACGGTGGAAAATCCATTCGTAACGCTGGTTATCGAGTGGAGTCCCTTGCCAGAATAGCACATTTATCAGACGGAAATGTCACCTTTTTAGAGGAGGAAAACTAA
- a CDS encoding nucleobase:cation symporter-2 family protein, translating into MKNAALGLQHLLAMYAGAILVPLIVGDALGLTSAQLTYLVAIDILMCGVATILQVLRNRFFGIGLPVVLGCTFTAVGPMIAIGSSYGVTAIYGAILVSGLFVIAVSGIFGKLVKFFPPVVTGSVVTIIGITLIPVAINNMGGGQGASDFGSLVNISLSFGTLLFIIILYRFAKGFMKSIAILVGLIIGTLAAGMMGLVDFQAVREASYLHLPHPFYFGTPTFEWSAILTMILVAIVSLVESTGVYFALGDITDQKLKGKDLANGYRAEGLAILLGGFFNAFPYTAFSQNVGLLQMTGVKKKSIIFITGVMLITLGFIPKIAALTTIIPTPVLGGAMIAMFGMVISQGIKMLGPVIMKSSENAMIVACSVGMGLGVTVVPELFAKFPESIQILTSNGIVAGSVTAIVLNILFHMLPQRKTNEHISLREQEA; encoded by the coding sequence ATGAAGAATGCTGCTTTAGGGCTACAACATTTATTAGCAATGTATGCAGGGGCTATTTTAGTACCACTTATTGTTGGTGATGCACTTGGCTTAACGTCAGCTCAACTAACGTATCTTGTTGCTATTGATATTTTAATGTGTGGTGTAGCGACTATATTACAGGTTTTAAGAAATCGATTCTTTGGAATTGGCTTACCTGTCGTTTTGGGTTGTACTTTTACTGCGGTAGGTCCAATGATAGCAATTGGCTCTAGTTATGGAGTGACTGCTATATATGGAGCTATTCTTGTATCTGGGCTTTTTGTCATTGCTGTAAGCGGGATATTTGGTAAATTGGTGAAATTCTTTCCTCCAGTTGTAACAGGTTCTGTTGTAACGATTATTGGAATTACGCTTATTCCTGTAGCTATAAATAATATGGGGGGCGGGCAAGGAGCAAGTGACTTTGGCTCATTAGTAAACATAAGTTTATCTTTTGGGACGCTATTATTTATTATTATATTATATCGATTTGCTAAAGGATTTATGAAATCTATTGCTATTTTAGTAGGTTTAATTATTGGAACATTAGCGGCTGGTATGATGGGTTTAGTTGATTTTCAAGCTGTTCGAGAAGCTTCCTATCTTCATTTACCGCACCCCTTTTATTTTGGCACACCAACATTTGAATGGTCTGCTATTTTAACGATGATATTAGTCGCGATCGTTTCATTAGTAGAATCCACAGGTGTATATTTTGCTTTGGGGGATATAACAGATCAAAAACTCAAAGGGAAGGACTTGGCAAACGGTTACAGAGCGGAAGGATTAGCCATTTTATTGGGAGGCTTTTTTAACGCCTTTCCATACACCGCTTTTTCTCAAAATGTCGGTTTGTTGCAAATGACTGGTGTGAAAAAGAAAAGCATTATTTTTATTACTGGTGTCATGCTTATAACGCTTGGTTTCATTCCTAAAATTGCCGCTTTAACGACAATTATTCCAACTCCTGTATTAGGTGGTGCGATGATTGCCATGTTTGGTATGGTAATTTCCCAAGGAATTAAAATGCTTGGTCCTGTCATTATGAAATCATCGGAAAATGCGATGATTGTGGCATGTTCTGTAGGAATGGGGCTAGGTGTAACTGTTGTACCTGAATTGTTTGCCAAATTTCCGGAGAGCATTCAAATATTAACAAGTAATGGCATTGTGGCGGGAAGTGTTACAGCTATTGTGCTAAATATTTTATTCCATATGCTTCCACAAAGAAAAACCAATGAGCATATCAGTTTGCGTGAGCAAGAAGCATAA
- a CDS encoding DHA2 family efflux MFS transporter permease subunit: protein MVRQSVKEVENMNKLPIVIVLITGAFLAILNQTLLTTAIPPIMQDLHLTENTAQWVTTIFMLVNGIMIPITAFLIETFTTRQLFVTAMGTFSVGTFICAISPSFFLLMTGRVIQAAGAGVMMPLMMTIFLFMFPIEKRGTAMGMVGLVIGFAPALGPSISGWLVEHFDWRSIFYVVLPLAIMNVIIAYFVMKNITKRTYPKVDILSILYSTLGFGGILYGFSSAGNNGWTDQLVLVSLAIGLITLALFITRQFTLKEPILEFRVFKNKIFTITMIIGMIGFIGLISAETILPIYMQNMAGFTPFESGLMILPGALLMGIMSPINGRIFDRFGARYLVMIGLFLLTITSLLYTNLSVDTSFTYLTIVFAVRMFGISMIMMPSTTAGLNQLSYRLIPHGSAMTNTMRQVAASIGTALLITIMTVTALGTGKEATVTGQIHGVNMAFYVATATSFLGLILAFFVKDKASKERVLKQQEA, encoded by the coding sequence ATGGTACGTCAATCCGTAAAAGAAGTAGAGAATATGAATAAATTACCAATCGTTATCGTGCTGATTACTGGAGCTTTTTTAGCCATTTTAAATCAGACATTACTCACCACAGCTATACCTCCTATTATGCAAGATTTACATTTAACCGAAAATACGGCCCAATGGGTAACGACGATTTTTATGCTCGTAAACGGCATTATGATACCTATTACTGCTTTTTTAATTGAAACCTTTACTACAAGACAATTATTTGTTACAGCTATGGGAACATTTTCTGTTGGTACATTTATTTGCGCCATATCACCAAGCTTTTTTCTATTAATGACAGGAAGGGTCATTCAAGCTGCTGGCGCTGGAGTTATGATGCCACTGATGATGACCATCTTCTTATTTATGTTTCCAATTGAAAAAAGAGGAACTGCCATGGGAATGGTTGGGCTTGTAATTGGATTTGCCCCTGCTTTAGGACCATCTATTTCTGGTTGGTTAGTTGAGCATTTCGATTGGAGGTCTATTTTTTATGTCGTTTTACCTTTAGCTATTATGAACGTTATCATTGCGTACTTTGTGATGAAGAATATAACAAAACGTACCTATCCAAAAGTTGATATCTTATCTATATTATACTCAACCCTCGGTTTTGGAGGAATACTTTACGGATTCAGTAGTGCTGGTAATAATGGATGGACCGATCAATTGGTGCTTGTGTCGTTAGCTATTGGGCTAATTACTTTAGCGCTATTTATTACTCGTCAATTCACACTCAAGGAACCAATTTTGGAATTTCGAGTATTTAAAAACAAAATATTTACCATTACGATGATCATTGGAATGATTGGATTTATTGGCTTAATCTCTGCAGAAACCATTCTGCCAATTTATATGCAAAATATGGCAGGGTTTACGCCATTTGAATCTGGCTTGATGATTTTGCCAGGCGCACTACTAATGGGAATTATGTCGCCGATTAATGGACGAATTTTTGACCGATTTGGTGCTAGATACTTAGTAATGATAGGACTGTTCTTATTAACGATTACGTCATTATTGTATACCAATCTATCTGTAGATACGTCATTTACTTATTTAACCATCGTCTTTGCGGTTCGAATGTTTGGTATCTCCATGATTATGATGCCTTCTACGACAGCTGGGTTAAATCAATTATCTTATCGTTTAATTCCACATGGTTCAGCAATGACGAATACAATGCGACAAGTTGCCGCCTCAATTGGAACAGCTTTGTTAATTACGATTATGACTGTGACGGCTTTGGGTACTGGTAAAGAAGCGACTGTTACAGGACAAATACATGGGGTGAACATGGCGTTTTATGTTGCAACAGCAACATCCTTCCTTGGTCTTATACTAGCTTTCTTCGTAAAAGACAAGGCGTCCAAAGAAAGGGTTTTAAAGCAACAGGAAGCTTAA
- a CDS encoding NADP-dependent oxidoreductase — protein sequence MKAIVINQYGHANQLEERDVPKPQIKDNQVLVEMHATSINPIDWKVREGYLKEMLPLEFPIILGWDAAGIVQEVGSSVTKFKTGDRVFARPATSAQGTYAEYTAIDEDKVALLPESITFNEAAAVPLAGLTAWQCLFDFGQVKAKDKVFIHAGSGGVGTYAIQFAKHFGAYVATTASEKNQELVESLGADRFINYKEEDFSEIIKDYDLVIDTIGGEVQEKSMHVLKEGGKLVSIVQPPNEDLAKELGITAGFLWLQENGKQLEEIAKLMENGHVKSIIGHNFPLTQEGVQQAHQLSETHHAKGKIIINTK from the coding sequence ATGAAGGCTATTGTTATAAACCAATATGGTCATGCAAATCAACTTGAAGAACGCGATGTTCCTAAGCCACAAATAAAGGATAACCAAGTTCTTGTAGAGATGCACGCTACAAGTATTAACCCAATAGATTGGAAAGTTCGTGAAGGATATTTAAAGGAGATGCTCCCACTTGAATTTCCTATTATCCTTGGATGGGATGCTGCTGGTATCGTTCAAGAAGTTGGCTCAAGCGTAACCAAATTTAAAACTGGTGACCGTGTATTTGCCCGTCCAGCAACAAGCGCACAGGGAACTTATGCAGAATACACCGCGATAGACGAAGATAAAGTAGCTCTTCTTCCAGAAAGTATTACATTCAATGAAGCAGCAGCTGTACCTTTAGCCGGTTTAACTGCTTGGCAATGTCTTTTTGACTTTGGTCAAGTCAAAGCTAAAGACAAAGTATTCATTCACGCTGGATCTGGAGGAGTCGGAACATACGCCATTCAATTTGCAAAACATTTTGGGGCGTATGTAGCTACTACAGCAAGTGAGAAAAATCAGGAACTTGTTGAATCTTTAGGAGCAGACCGGTTTATTAATTATAAAGAAGAAGACTTCTCTGAAATAATTAAAGACTACGACCTAGTTATCGATACAATTGGTGGAGAAGTTCAAGAAAAGAGCATGCATGTGTTAAAAGAAGGTGGAAAATTAGTTTCCATTGTGCAACCACCAAATGAAGACTTAGCGAAAGAATTAGGAATTACAGCTGGATTTTTATGGTTACAAGAAAATGGAAAGCAACTCGAGGAAATAGCAAAGTTAATGGAAAACGGTCATGTCAAATCCATTATTGGACATAACTTCCCGCTAACGCAAGAAGGAGTACAACAAGCTCACCAGCTTAGTGAAACGCATCATGCTAAAGGAAAAATCATTATAAACACCAAATAA
- a CDS encoding DNA-deoxyinosine glycosylase — protein MEKLSSFQPVLPKDPKVLILGSMPGKQSLQRQEYYGNPRNQFWDILLTILQEPKVIDYTQKLQVCKKHCLALWDTVGTCYRAGSLDANIKDETPNDIPSLLHKYPSIKLIACNGGKSYQLLNKYFKQEHLAQVDVVKLPSTSPIPGKYTKRFVDKVEAWKVILKYI, from the coding sequence ATGGAAAAACTATCATCTTTTCAACCTGTTTTACCTAAAGATCCTAAAGTGCTTATCCTTGGTTCCATGCCAGGAAAACAATCACTTCAACGGCAAGAGTATTACGGGAACCCAAGAAATCAGTTTTGGGATATCCTGCTCACTATCCTTCAAGAACCTAAGGTAATCGATTATACTCAAAAGTTGCAGGTTTGTAAAAAACATTGCTTAGCACTTTGGGATACGGTAGGGACTTGTTATCGAGCAGGCAGTTTAGATGCAAATATTAAAGATGAAACCCCTAATGATATTCCTTCTTTATTACATAAGTATCCTTCCATCAAATTAATAGCTTGTAATGGAGGGAAATCCTATCAACTGTTAAATAAGTATTTTAAGCAAGAGCATTTAGCTCAAGTAGATGTGGTTAAGCTACCTTCAACGAGCCCAATTCCAGGAAAATATACAAAGCGTTTTGTAGATAAGGTGGAAGCGTGGAAGGTGATTTTGAAATATATTTGA
- a CDS encoding SAM hydrolase/SAM-dependent halogenase family protein yields the protein MLKHVVLQTDFGLSDGAVSAMYGVAKSVDPSIQLFDLTHDISPYNIWEASYRLYQTMSYWPEETVFVSVVDPGVGTDRLSVVVKTNRNQYIVTPDNGTLTHVKGHIGIKEVRIIDEKINRLPRSGESHTFHGRDIYAYTAARLSTGVIRYEEVGPKRDEDRITCLKEENAAINKGIIRGCIDILDVRFGNVWTNINRRLLVEADHQYGDRLYVTISHHQKDVYKNKLLFVRSFAETHLGEPLLYINSLDKAAIALNQGSFAKAYHIGTGTSWGVFIQKVDE from the coding sequence ATGTTAAAACATGTTGTACTACAAACAGACTTTGGTTTAAGTGATGGGGCGGTAAGTGCCATGTATGGTGTTGCTAAATCGGTGGATCCATCCATTCAACTTTTTGATTTAACACATGATATTTCTCCATATAATATTTGGGAAGCATCTTACCGTTTGTATCAAACGATGTCCTATTGGCCAGAAGAAACGGTGTTTGTTTCTGTTGTCGACCCTGGGGTAGGAACGGATCGACTAAGTGTTGTTGTTAAAACAAATAGAAATCAGTATATTGTAACACCAGATAATGGAACATTGACGCATGTGAAAGGCCATATTGGTATAAAAGAAGTTCGAATCATTGATGAAAAAATAAACCGATTGCCGCGATCCGGAGAGTCACACACTTTTCATGGAAGGGATATTTACGCATATACAGCTGCAAGACTTTCTACTGGAGTTATTCGTTATGAAGAGGTCGGACCGAAGAGGGATGAAGACCGAATTACTTGTTTAAAAGAAGAAAACGCTGCAATTAATAAAGGAATCATTCGTGGATGTATCGACATACTTGATGTGCGATTTGGAAATGTGTGGACAAACATAAATCGTCGTTTATTAGTTGAAGCTGACCATCAATATGGTGATAGGTTGTATGTTACGATTTCCCATCATCAAAAAGATGTATACAAAAATAAGTTGTTATTTGTGCGTTCATTTGCTGAAACGCATTTAGGAGAGCCTTTACTATACATTAATTCATTAGATAAAGCAGCTATTGCGCTGAATCAAGGTTCTTTCGCTAAAGCGTATCATATAGGAACGGGTACAAGCTGGGGAGTGTTTATTCAGAAAGTTGACGAGTGA